A genomic region of Janthinobacterium lividum contains the following coding sequences:
- a CDS encoding CmpA/NrtA family ABC transporter substrate-binding protein: protein MTEQAGKEAGHGAQMMRSLQPEKQTIRIGYLPLADCASLVMASKLGLDEKYGIKIELSREMSWAGVRDKLNSGELDVAHVLYGLVYGVQMGIGGQQHDMAVLMNLNHSGQAVTLSAALAREGAHDGATLARHMRGAARPFAFAHTFPTGNHAMLLQYWLAAHGIDPLRDARVMTVPPSQMVAALRAGQMDGFCAGEPWGYKAIVDGVGVTATTSGAIWPDHPGKVLGTSAAFAQQHPNSCRALIAAVLEAGRWIDATDANRLAMAAILAEPAYLNTPQETLAPRILGHYQDGLGKTWDEAHGLRFYGAGAVNFPYLSDGMWFMTQHRRWGLLRDEPDYLAVARQVNRIDLYRQAAEMTATPLPASPLRSSTLCDGVVWDGSAPEAYAASFAIGHFF from the coding sequence ATGACAGAGCAAGCGGGCAAAGAGGCGGGACATGGTGCCCAGATGATGCGGTCCCTGCAGCCGGAAAAACAGACGATACGCATCGGCTATCTGCCGCTGGCCGATTGCGCCTCGCTGGTGATGGCGTCAAAGCTGGGCCTGGATGAAAAATACGGCATCAAGATCGAACTGAGCCGCGAGATGTCGTGGGCCGGCGTGCGCGACAAATTGAATAGCGGTGAACTCGACGTTGCCCACGTGTTGTATGGCCTCGTGTATGGCGTGCAGATGGGCATCGGCGGACAACAGCACGACATGGCCGTGCTGATGAACCTCAATCACAGCGGCCAGGCCGTCACCCTGTCGGCGGCGCTGGCGCGCGAGGGTGCCCACGATGGCGCCACACTGGCGCGGCACATGCGCGGCGCGGCGCGGCCATTTGCGTTTGCGCATACTTTCCCGACCGGCAACCACGCGATGCTGCTGCAATACTGGCTGGCTGCGCATGGCATCGACCCGCTGCGCGACGCGCGCGTGATGACGGTGCCGCCGTCGCAGATGGTGGCCGCCTTGCGCGCGGGCCAGATGGATGGCTTTTGCGCCGGGGAACCATGGGGCTACAAGGCCATCGTCGATGGCGTCGGCGTGACAGCCACCACCAGCGGCGCCATCTGGCCCGACCATCCGGGCAAGGTGCTGGGCACCAGCGCCGCGTTTGCGCAGCAGCATCCGAACAGCTGCCGCGCCCTGATCGCCGCCGTGCTCGAGGCGGGGCGCTGGATCGACGCCACCGATGCCAACCGGCTGGCCATGGCGGCCATTCTGGCCGAGCCCGCTTACTTGAATACGCCGCAGGAAACGCTGGCGCCGCGCATTCTCGGCCACTATCAGGATGGCCTGGGCAAGACCTGGGACGAGGCGCACGGCTTGAGGTTTTATGGCGCCGGCGCCGTCAATTTTCCCTATCTGTCCGACGGCATGTGGTTCATGACCCAGCACCGGCGCTGGGGCCTGCTGCGCGACGAACCCGATTACCTGGCGGTGGCAAGGCAAGTCAACCGCATCGACCTGTACCGCCAGGCGGCGGAAATGACGGCCACGCCCTTGCCCGCT